One genomic window of Procambarus clarkii isolate CNS0578487 chromosome 43, FALCON_Pclarkii_2.0, whole genome shotgun sequence includes the following:
- the LOC123755973 gene encoding uncharacterized protein isoform X2, giving the protein MDEMVSQLASGSTPHAHGWYIAPLLLGCIILVHHSRHTHSGHSTHLQQPLAGLYTHSSLWSLVPTVLEMSAEFAEVLMVVAIVFFLLWLILVGPSEDGNVRMYQGQTLARPAQRGPVYTETAPPSNTQLNEESRERYRNRAWELDLHGMYRHEADVAVNSFLRKHSDESRVRIITGRGLHSEKNQPVLKPHVINLISQRGLSYKVVSKGGCIDIYPKAPHLHNMGLSDLDLSLESY; this is encoded by the exons ATGGACGAGATGGTAAGTCAACTGGCGTCGGGGTCTACCCCACATGCTCATGGCTGGTATATTGCGCCGTTGTTGCTTGGCTGTATCATCTTGGTCCACCACAGTCGTCACACACACTCTGGTCACTCAACCCACCTGCAGCAACCTCTAGCTGGCCTCTACACCCATTCCTCCCTGTGGTCGCTGGTGCCAACAG TGTTGGAAATGTCGGCAGAGTTTGCGGAAGTGTTAATGGTAGTGGCAATAGTATTTTTCCTATTGTGGCTAATATTGGTGGGCCCGAGTGAAGATGGCAACGTCCGGATGTACCAGGGCCAGACATTGGC ACGTCCGGCTCAACGTGGTCCTGTTTACACTGAGACTGCTCCTCC TTCAAATACTCAGTTAAATGAAGAATCGAGAGAGAGGTACCGCAACCGAGCGTGGGAACTGGACTTGCATGGTATGTACAGACATGAGGCTGACGTCGCTGTCAACTCCTTCTTGAGGAAACATTCTGACGAGTCCAGAGTTCGCATCATAACAGGTCGAGGTCTACACAGTGAGAagaaccaacctgtcctcaagcctcACGTAATAAATCTCATCTCTCAGCGTGGACTTAGCTACAAGGTGGTATCTAAAGGAGGCTGTATTGACATATATCCGAAAGCGCCACATTTACATAATATGGGGCTATCTGATTTAGATCTTTCTTTAGAATCCTActaa
- the LOC123755973 gene encoding uncharacterized protein isoform X1, whose translation MDEMVSQLASGSTPHAHGWYIAPLLLGCIILVHHSRHTHSGHSTHLQQPLAGLYTHSSLWSLVPTVLEMSAEFAEVLMVVAIVFFLLWLILVGPSEDGNVRMYQGQTLARPAQHRNLRMYQDHHLIVRPAQRGPVYTETAPPSNTQLNEESRERYRNRAWELDLHGMYRHEADVAVNSFLRKHSDESRVRIITGRGLHSEKNQPVLKPHVINLISQRGLSYKVVSKGGCIDIYPKAPHLHNMGLSDLDLSLESY comes from the exons ATGGACGAGATGGTAAGTCAACTGGCGTCGGGGTCTACCCCACATGCTCATGGCTGGTATATTGCGCCGTTGTTGCTTGGCTGTATCATCTTGGTCCACCACAGTCGTCACACACACTCTGGTCACTCAACCCACCTGCAGCAACCTCTAGCTGGCCTCTACACCCATTCCTCCCTGTGGTCGCTGGTGCCAACAG TGTTGGAAATGTCGGCAGAGTTTGCGGAAGTGTTAATGGTAGTGGCAATAGTATTTTTCCTATTGTGGCTAATATTGGTGGGCCCGAGTGAAGATGGCAACGTCCGGATGTACCAGGGCCAGACATTGGCACGTCCGGCTCAACATCGTAACTTACGGATGTACCAGGACCATCACTTGATAGTACGTCCGGCTCAACGTGGTCCTGTTTACACTGAGACTGCTCCTCC TTCAAATACTCAGTTAAATGAAGAATCGAGAGAGAGGTACCGCAACCGAGCGTGGGAACTGGACTTGCATGGTATGTACAGACATGAGGCTGACGTCGCTGTCAACTCCTTCTTGAGGAAACATTCTGACGAGTCCAGAGTTCGCATCATAACAGGTCGAGGTCTACACAGTGAGAagaaccaacctgtcctcaagcctcACGTAATAAATCTCATCTCTCAGCGTGGACTTAGCTACAAGGTGGTATCTAAAGGAGGCTGTATTGACATATATCCGAAAGCGCCACATTTACATAATATGGGGCTATCTGATTTAGATCTTTCTTTAGAATCCTActaa